In Salvia miltiorrhiza cultivar Shanhuang (shh) chromosome 4, IMPLAD_Smil_shh, whole genome shotgun sequence, the DNA window aaaattcagcGAGGTTACCCACTAAATGCTTGTTTgattcaagtagaggaatgaaaAAGACAATGAAATCAAACAAATGGGAGaaattaacaataatttttttttattgagtgtttagTTCAACAAGTGAAAggatagtaatttttttttgatgcaAAATAAAGATAATAATTAACTCATTACATAGACCAAACAATAAATAATAGATTcaactaattaaattaaattcatgtCCAACTTTCGAAAACGCTCAACTAAACATGGGCTAATTATATATTACAGTCTATTACTTTCTCTGCCTAACCAGGCTAACCTGCACAGATTTACCGTATAAGACAATGAAGATATATAACTTATGTTAATTTCTAGTTCTGTCATAGTCTTTCCCTAAAATCATGTCTGCCAATTTGCATAGAATCAACCTCAAAAGTCTTAACTATAAACAATATTAGACGACTGcattttttttcctaaaaattCAGCTATCatcaaacaatttaattatgcTCTTAAACATTGTGTTTTTATATAcaaagataatatttttatacagTATTTAAATTATCTTGAAAATCACGTTACAACATGATATTTGATGACTTTGCAATTCTAATAAGCCCCAAGAAATAACTCtccaaatttcaataaaaaaaaattaaaagttcaatAATCACCCGACCATGTtcattttagtaaaaaaaaatcagctttaatcttcaattttgttagataaaaaaaattaagcatGTCGTAATTACTATAAAACAATCTAAATGTTGATGAATTTCAGATAATCAATCCTTtcttaaatgtatactttctATGCTCAAAggtattttctttatcttccaCACCTCATTAATTTTGGTTCCTTAgaatataaatgaaaaaaaaaatggattttttttttgaagagaaaaaaaTGGATTCTTTTTTATGGTAAGGAtatttatttactatttttGATGCATTCACACATCACATATGGTATTTTAATGTGGTAAAATTGGATGGGATTTGTATATTTTCCGTACGAAATTGTGGAAATTGTATTCTCTTTCTCTACCTTGAAATGGAATCCTCTTTTTTCAATGCTCTCACCTAATTCTACATTTCTTCGTCGCTGCTTCCCTATCAATTATCAAAgattttgagagagaaaatgaagatATAGAGAGAGGCTCTGCAAATGTTACTAGCTGAAGAGGAAAAGCAAAAGAAGCTTTATGCAAATTTTGTGAAAGCATAACTTGCTTTTACATGCAATTGTGGTAAAAATAAGTAGCATTTATTTTCATACTCTACATAGAATCGCTCTTTTTCTGATGTTTCTATGTTTGTTGCAGGCTTGCAGCagcttccttttttttttttttttttcagaaatttGAAGTTCTTCGCCGTCGAATTTGGTATTTATccctttcttatttatttattgatttatctATTTGGTGTTTTTCTCCAGCTGTATCTGTATTGCCTTTCCACTGGATTTTCTCTACGCACCTAACTTAATCCATTTCTTTAATCTTCAATTTAATGCTACTTacgtttaattaattaaaactctGTATAATTTTGATTTGGATTCTTTCATTCCGATTACAGAGCAGAAATCCGTTGCAGATTTCATATGACAGCTGCGAAGTTCAAAATCGAATATTGAAAGCTTGGGAAAAAATGAAGTGTTTCAATCAATTCAAGGATAGAAGTAAAATTAGGTTACAGAAATCAGCGCCGACATGGAAAAACCAGAGCAAATTTGACATATCGGAATCTGAGAGGGCCACCCAGTCATCCTGTCCGGCTCCGGCAACGCCGCCGCGCGGAATCACTGAGATATACGAAGAGAAAGCACAGAATTTGAGAGTGTTTACATTTGCTGAACTAAAGCAAGCGACTAATAACTTCAATAGATTGCTCAAGATCGGTGAAGGCGGTTTTGGATGTGTATACAAAGGAACAATCAAGCCGCTTGAGGGCAATCCTGGTCACTCCATGATTGTTGCAATCAAGAAACTCAACAGAGATGGCTGTCAGGTATAATAATTTCTTTCAATTCTTCAATACCATGTTTTCATTTTCCAATTGTGATGAAAATTAATGGTTTTTTTGTGCCTAGGTAGACTGCTTTAGGATTTGATAGTGAAGATTAGTTGTTAACCATGTTATATGTAATGATCTCTATGTGAGTGAATGGAAATATGGAAGCTTGATCTCTTTTAGGATTAGATGGCTTTCATTTGGGAATTAAGATGCATTAGATACAAGAATTGGTGTAGCAATATATGAGTAGAAAAAAAACATTCAATTGGGAACTCTGTGGCATGCTTCATTGTACTACATCACATCTTCTCTAGCGGTGACAATTTCTAGTTATGCCAAAGTTTTCATCCCGCTGAAAATATGTGTGATAGTTTCTGTTCTAACCTTGTTAGGGTCACAAACAATGGGTAGCCGAAGTGCAGCTTCTTGGGGTCGTGGATCATTCGAATCTGGTCAGGCTGATAGGATACTGTGCTGTTGATGGAGAACGAGGTATACAAAGGCTACTCGTTTATGAATACATGCCAAACAAGAGCCTCGAGGATCACATTTTCAGTAGGGCTGGTCCAGTGCTATCCTGGGAGCTGAGATTGGAAATAATGCTCGGGGCAGCTGAAGGATTGGCTTATCTACACGAAGAATTGGAAATCCAGGTTTCGCCTTCGTATCTTCAGTTTGCCGCTTCTcattcaataagaattaggacTTTTGCAAGTTCTAGTTCTAGCTTTTGTTGTTTAGGACTTAGATTCAAGCATATTCATGATCACTTATGATCTTGATTAGTTTTATCTCTGAAaattatgagatgatttaaaAAAAGATCTTTGCATATAGTCAGTCCCCTTTGAAGTTGATGTTGATCCTAGTTACTGAACGGTGTTCACTGTGCTTGTTTCAGGTGATTTATCGAGATTTCAAGTCATCCAACATTTTACTGGACGAGGATTTCAAGGCGAAGCTTTCGGACTTTGGGCTTGCTAGGGAGGGACCAACAGCTGGTCATACGCATGTTTCAACCGCGGTATGTTCATTGTGTTAAACTTAGCACGGCCATTATAGTTACAAAAGATTTAATACTACTCATCTGCATCTTGTTAGAAACTCGCTTGATAGCAAATGCTTCGTGCTTTCAGGTCGTTGGAACGCATGGATATGCCGCACCGGACTACATACAGACAGGACATCTCACTTCCAAGAGCGACGTCTGGAGCTTTGGCGTGGTGGTGTACGAGATGTTGACAGGCAGACGGTCACTGGAACGGGAACAACCCAAATCGAAGCAGAAGCTATTGGATTGGGTGAAACAGAACCCTGCTGATAGTCGAAGATTCAGCACGATCATGGATCCGAGACTTGAAAACAAGTACCCGATAAGCGCAGCTCGTAAAGTTGCTAAATTAGCGGACAGTTGTTTGGTGAAAAGTGGGAAAGAGAGACCAAGGATGAGCAAGGTGGTGGAGGCTCTCAAGAGCATTATAGAAGAGGCGTCGTCGTGCGTGGAGAGCCCTCCGGTGAAGTATTTGGAGGATGTCGAAGATGCACCTGCGCCGGCACAACAGCCGGCTGCGTCGATCGTACGGCGAATCACACACTTAGCTAAAATCAGTGAGAATTTGGATGGAGTGAACACAAGGTTTATGATGATGCAAAGGACTAAGGTCACATAACTAGAGATGTAGAGcttttggagttagttttggtTTGTAAAGATGATTAGACGATTAATTGTCATATATAGTGTTTGAAtatgaattataattaattagaaagAAACTAGGtttcaaattaaaaaactaTGTTTTAAATTAGGGCAAATAGCGCCAAAATCTCTATAATTTTCCCGAATTTgcatttttcccttgacttttaaaattcttgttaaaatctTTGAACTTAATTTCGTTTCTCGTTTTTCCCATAAAATTGATCGGCAATATAACTAATGCTGACATGGATGTCGAAAAGCCACGTAGGATTAAGTTTCCAGCGAAGCAAACGACATAGTTTAAGCTAAACCCTAAACGACGTAGTTTTATGTCTATTTAGGGAATTAAATGCAATCCAATCGAAAAATTGagggcaaaataaaaaaattaagggcAAAATCAAATTAGGATTCTTGAGAAAAACACACCCAATCCATGTCTTCGTCTTCATCATCCTACCGGAACTTCGCCTCCACCACCGCCATCTGTTACCATTGCTCTCTTCGACCTCAAATTTCTTCTCCACCTCTCTGCCACCGCCCTCTGATCCCTCCCAGCACCAATCCATGCAGAAACCTCCACCGCCGCTGCTACCTTCATCCCTTGCCCTTTCAACACTAACCACCGAGTGCGCCGATATCAATGAAGAACCTTGGCCGGAAGCTGTCGCGCTGGATTTTATTCAGTTTCTTCCGTATGAGATTTGGGCAATTCGTGGTGAAATTGAATCATGGGGCGGCGGTTTCCCCACTGCTTACTCTTCGAGAATTTTGCTTGCGATTCTAACGGCGATGACAGAGAAGGAGTAAGAAGGGACTGTTCAATCGTGtataaaacgacgacgttttggTCCTAATTTAATGACTCAGCACAAGCTTTCCACATAGGTGACACGTCAGTGCAATTAGTTGCCAGAAAACGTCATtaagggaaaaacgagaatcgtAATTAAGTTCAACgattttaacaagaaatttaaaggtcaagggaaaaatgcGAATTCGGGGAAACTATAGGGATTTTGGCGCTATTTGCCCTTTAAATTATAATGAATGAATTAACCTGTAAGCAACTCATATATTTGGCTCCCTCAAATGTAAACAGAATCCTCTGTTTTCAAACCCACCTAATTCTATCAATTATCACAAGATTTTGGAAGGGACAGAGAgatatagagagaaagagaggccTCTGCAAATGTTACTACATGTTAGCAGAAGAAGCAAAAGCTACAGTTTACATGAAAGAACTTGGGAAATCCCAAACACAAATCTGAGCATGTTCATTCATGAATCTATTGGTTGCACCCAAATCACATTTGTTGGAATGAACTCAAAAGAATAATTTTTGTTATAGATGATGTTGTTCGTTCTCCAGAACAGAGCCCAACCTGCACCGATATCAACCCGGCCCTTGGTCGAGTTCAACTGCACGCGTACACTCTTCCCGCCCGGATACTTGAGCCATACTTTCATCTTTCCCGTCAAGCCGGACTCCTTAACAAAATTACTTGGAAGATGCTGAGATTTACTCAAGCCAAGTTAGTAATGATGCCATGCCTTTCACACAGAATTTGAGAGTGGAGAGATTCTTACAAATTTTTCGTAGTGGTATTCTTTCAAAATATGATCGAACCGTGGATTCATCCAGCTAAACGAAGGTTTCTGTCTGCGCTCTTCGCTTCCAATCTCCTGCTCAACGCGCTTATTCCATGCTGGACCTTTCTTCTTCAATGCTGAGACAGAAGCTTTTCCCCTCTGTTTGTTTCTATCATTCTTGATGGAAGATGGTTTCTTTTTGCTCATTTTTCTAACATTCCTTGCAGAAGTGCCAGCAATATGTTCTTCATCTTGCTCTTCACTGCTCGAGGATCCAATCTTTGAAGCAAAACGTCTCCTACGCTTCCTGAACTCAGACTCGTCAATCATCTCAATTTCAAGCTCTTCATCATCCATATCTTCATCTCGGCTCactaaagaaaagaaaatcatCATGCTTCCATTATCTATTTCAACTTCAAAACCACATTAAACATGTATCATTACCTTTAGAAGATATTTTGACAATGTTAGCCCTCTTCTTCTTAGATCTGATGGCAGAGTATCCTTGCCTATATAAGGGAGCTTTGCCTTTGTCAAGCACACCTTCACCATTTCCCTTACTCGTAACATCTCTGAAACTCCAATCTTCATTGTCTTTGGCTGAACAAATGCATGGAGATGCAAGAAATTCTTCAACATGAGAAAGTATATATACCTTAGCTTAACAATATCATGGTTAAAACAATAGAAAGTATAAGAACTAAACATCAACAGACCGAGTATCAAAAAGACACGACTTTGTCACCTTTATTCGACAATGAAGTTGAGTCGTCTGCCAATGTTTCAGATGCAGTGGAATAATCTCTTAAGCTGCAGTTTACGGAATGATGAGGAGACTCACAAAGGCCTAACATTTCTGACTGCCCTCTCTTTGATGTGAAATGTGTTTTCCTATTCGGGAGTTCAGCTTCATCAACTCTCTGGATCTCAAGATCCTCAGGCGTCATATACTCGCTGCCACTCTCTGAGCATCACAAAAAATTACAAGCAAGCATTTCCAGATAATCAGCCAATGCAGCTCTTGGTGGCTAATTTTGGGATAAAATCATCATTATTTGGTGGCTACACCagaaaagaaaacttatgcATTTCTCAGTCTGAAGCAAAACTTATACATTTGAATGAATACAACACAGATGTGGAACCAATCTTTTAGCAAGCACTAATTTATGGATCCCCTTTATCTATA includes these proteins:
- the LOC131022120 gene encoding probable serine/threonine-protein kinase PBL19; this encodes MKCFNQFKDRSKIRLQKSAPTWKNQSKFDISESERATQSSCPAPATPPRGITEIYEEKAQNLRVFTFAELKQATNNFNRLLKIGEGGFGCVYKGTIKPLEGNPGHSMIVAIKKLNRDGCQGHKQWVAEVQLLGVVDHSNLVRLIGYCAVDGERGIQRLLVYEYMPNKSLEDHIFSRAGPVLSWELRLEIMLGAAEGLAYLHEELEIQVIYRDFKSSNILLDEDFKAKLSDFGLAREGPTAGHTHVSTAVVGTHGYAAPDYIQTGHLTSKSDVWSFGVVVYEMLTGRRSLEREQPKSKQKLLDWVKQNPADSRRFSTIMDPRLENKYPISAARKVAKLADSCLVKSGKERPRMSKVVEALKSIIEEASSCVESPPVKYLEDVEDAPAPAQQPAASIVRRITHLAKISENLDGVNTRFMMMQRTKVT
- the LOC131022118 gene encoding uncharacterized protein LOC131022118, whose protein sequence is MSDRQSKKHEEATKTFFSCVSERTRSKRAVYLGITAQTQGIPSSSYNDSIRERKRKRQTKPKKSGNNNVDMDMNLPEIEWIDDQIRSASKIRGSTHAASSWKNVGSPSNKPSASVEKSAEDFNHLPVQEESGSEYMTPEDLEIQRVDEAELPNRKTHFTSKRGQSEMLGLCESPHHSVNCSLRDYSTASETLADDSTSLSNKAKDNEDWSFRDVTSKGNGEGVLDKGKAPLYRQGYSAIRSKKKRANIVKISSKVSRDEDMDDEELEIEMIDESEFRKRRRRFASKIGSSSSEEQDEEHIAGTSARNVRKMSKKKPSSIKNDRNKQRGKASVSALKKKGPAWNKRVEQEIGSEERRQKPSFSWMNPRFDHILKEYHYEKFHLPSNFVKESGLTGKMKVWLKYPGGKSVRVQLNSTKGRVDIGAGWALFWRTNNIIYNKNYSFEFIPTNVIWVQPIDS